TATTGGTTGATCAAGAGAAGTTATACTTACAGCAGAATTTGCCAAATCACTTCTTTTCTCATTTTTATAAATAGAATTTGAAACAACTCCTTCTTTATTATTTATAACTATACTTGATGTCATAGTAACAGGTGTTAAACCACTAGGTGCAGCATTATCTGTTATTGAAAAACTATATGTTTGATCTGTATTAACAGGAGCTAGATTATTTGTATCTGTAGTAAAGCTAAAACTCTTAATACCAGGTGGAATAGTTATTTCTCCAGTTTGGGCATCATAAGTTATAGAATCAGGTATAAATTTAGGTGTCAAATCAAAATAACTACCAGTATCATCACTAAAAGATACTTTCATTACTTGTGCTGTTGTTGTCGTATTTTTCAATTCAACAGTATGTGTAATACTACTTCCATCAACTGCACTTAAACTTTTTATAGAACTAACTTGTGTTGTTCCACTAGCTTGTGTAGCTCCTGTAGCTGGATTAACAGTAGGAATTGCACTAACTAACGGATTCGAATTTGTATTTTCCGTTGAAACTTCAAAACTTTGTGTTATATCTTTACCATCATTTACAACATTAAGTACAGAAGTAATATTACTAGTATTTGACCCACTTGTTTCTGTTAAAGATAAAGTATATTCTTGATTAACTCCAAATAAAGCAGCTGCAGCTTCAGGACTTCCTGCTTCACCTTCAGCTGAATTAAGAGTTATAGAAAATGAATCTATCCCTGCAGGAACTGTAAGTTTTTTTGTACTAGCATTATAAGTAACACTTGGTGGAACAAACGTTGGCACAGCTCCTGATGTTGAAGGATTACTCGATAAATCAATATCAAAAACTTCAGAAGATGTTGTAGTTGCCCCTAAATTTACTGTGTGAGTTAAACTTAAGCCATCATCTGCAATTTTACTCTCAATTGAAACTGAATTATTATTAATTACTGGGCTAACTGTAACTGTACCTTGATTTATAGAGTATGGTTCTTCTGTAAAAGTAACTCTACTGTCAAATTTACCTTCAATCCCTGGAGTTTTTGATTCAACGAGTAAAAACATATCTTGACTATTAATAGTAGATTTATTGCCATATTTATCAACATCATAGGTACCATTATAAGCTTTTACTTTTTCTGCTAAAGGTGAATTATTAATTTTATGAATAAGTGCTCTTACATAATTAGTCTCATCTACTTTTACAACTTGATCTTGCCCGTCACCATTAAGGTCAAAGACCATTGTTTCACCATATTCTACACTAACTGAGTTTTTATTATCTAATTCAAAAGTAATTACATCTTCTTCATCAAAAGTATCATTAGGACCTAAAATACTGCTTTTACTTCCTTCTTCTGTAATATATCTATCTATTTGTGCTTTATTATCTTCACCGACTTTTAGTTTAGATATCATTGTATTTGAAACAACTGTTGTATTACCAATTTTTAATTCATAAAAGTCAGGATCTCTACTTACCGTTATATTAGCATATGTTGATATTTGTTTTTCTAATAAATCTCTTTTATCAAGTAGTTCATTAGAAGCATGACCTTGTTTCTTAATTTCTAGATTAATATTCTGAATTTGTTCAAGTTTTGAATTAATTTGATTAACATCTTCAGTTAAAGACTGTTGAAAAACAGCTTCTTGATTTTCTATTCCATCATATAAATTATTTAAATCATCTACTACTTTTTGCCCAGTAATTTTTAATTGATTTTTATAGACTTCATTATTTGGATTTGCTCTTATACTCTCCATTGTTTGAAAATATTTATCTAAATCAGTTGAGAATCCTGCAGTATCTGTTTCTTTAAATACATCTTCAATATTCCCTAACATCGTAGATAATTCTGATTGATAGCTTTCTTTAGTATTTTGTTTTATAATATTGTCATAAAGATATTCGCTAGTGATTCTAATAGTATTACCAACTGTTACACCACGACCCAATTTACTGCCAGGTAGTTGATCTGTTTCACTTGTTTCTACAACTCTTTTTTTATACCCTTCAGTGTTAACATTTGCAATATTATTCATTGTATTTTCAACAGCCGTTTGTGCTGCTTTTAAACCTGACTGAGCTATATTTAATGAATCTAGCATTTGTACCTTCCTTTGGGATAATATCCCTAATTATTACATTACAATTCTTAAAATTAGATTAAATCAGAAAGGCCAAAGCATTTTTAGTAGTTTTGTTCCCCAAGGTTGATGCATAACATCTTGTTCTTCACCATCTTTTTTATACAAAACTTTTAAATTTGCAATTTGAGATGACTTTATAGAGTTATCTGGACTTATATCATAAGGCCTAATAACTCCCGAAATTATTATCTCTTGCTTCTGTTCATCTATTAACATCTCTTTAGAACCTTTTATATAATAGTTCCCATTTTGATATGTTTCCTCTATTATAACAGAAAGTGTCGTAGAAAAAGATTCATCAGCATTTGCTTTTACTTTTCCTTTGAAAGAACTATTACTATTGGAGTTAAATTGAACACCCCCAATGCTATTGATCTTATTTGCAACAGATTGAACTGTAGAATTTAAAGGAAGATTATTCCCAGTAGCTGGAGATATTACTCCACCACCCATTGTTTCAGCACTTGTATTTGTAAGTTCTCTTTTATTACTAGTATTAGAAGTTAAAGACTCATCAATAACTACTTGAATTATATCTCCTACTTGTAAGTCTTTTTTATCAGCAAATAAAGAAGGACCTTTTCTAGAATACAAAGAACCCTTATTATATGTAACTTTAGGTTTTGGTTTAAGTACTTGTGCAGGAGGTTTATCAAATTTTAATTCTTGTTCAACTGGGGCACAAGAGTTTAAAAGAAATGCACATGCTAAAATTAAAAAATATTTACTTCTCATTAAGTTTACTCTCTATTATATATTTTATATCTATTGCAATTTTTATATTATTCAAATCATTTTTAATCAAAGCTAAAGTGCCATATCTTACTTTTAATGCATCCAAATTAGTATCTGTATCACAAACTAAAAGTATTTTATTTTTTACTATTTTTACATCTTGAATATGCTCTTGTCCGACCAATTCAACTGCAGTTTCAACTTCCTTATAAATTAATTTTTCAACTTCTTTTGAGTCTTCTTTTTTAATCTCTTCCATACTTTGTTTAGAAGTAGATTTTCCATTATTTGAAGAGAATTCATCACTCATATGAAAATAATAAGCAGTAAACATAGCAACTAATGCAACTACTGAAATTATTTTCATTACATAATTTTTAGGCCCACTATTCTTTACTGTTACTATCATTTTTATTACTTAATAACAAAAGTTGTAAATAAAACTTCTTTAACACTATTTTTTTGTATATCAGAATTTGTAGCTGTTGCTTCATTTAAAACTTTATTTATTTCATCAACTAATTCATCTTTTAATAAAGCTTTCCCTCCAACTGTTAAAAGTTCTTCTGAACTTCTAGCACTTATTTGAGAGATAACAACATCGACTATTTCTGCTTTATATGACTCAACTATTGATTCAATTGCAGGGTCGTTACTTTTTATAGTAAAAGAGAGTTTCATAAGTTTTTCTCTACCTTTTGCATTAGTAATATTTAATACTAAATCATTAATCGCAGCTTTATACATCTCTTTTGAGTTATTTACTTCTTTTTTTCCTAACTCTTGCATAGCTTTTTCTTCTTGTGGATTAAATACACCTTGAGAATATAAAAAATATCCTCCTCCAATTACTGCTAATAATAAAACAACAATTAGAGCAATAAGCACTATCATCAAGCCTTTTCCACCACTTTTAGGTTTTTCTTCTACAACTTCTTCAGCCATTATTTCCCTTTCTTACTTTCATCAACTACTGAATAATTTTGAAGTTTTTCAGTAATCTTCGAAGCATTTTTTATAGTCATTGATTTCATTATTTGTGTGACTTTTGCTTCTTTTAATTTCAAGATTATATCAAAAACATCTTCAATTTTTCCATCATCTATCAATTTATTAAATATTTCAGCTGCGTTTTTAGGTTTCATTGCATTATATATTTTCGAAGTCTTTGTAACAACTTCTCCTTTTATATCTTTTAACAGTAGTTGATTTTTATCGTATATATCTTGAATATTTTTCTTTTCAGTTTTAATTTTAGCTAATAAAGCATCTAGTTCTTGCTTTCTTGTTTTATATTCAGCTTCTTTTGTTGTATAAAATTGATTTAACTCTTTTTTTAACTCTATAATCTCTTTTTTCTCTTTTATAAAAGTTCCTGCTGTATCTTCTGCAAATAAATGTGTCCCTAAAATTAAAACTATTATCAAAAATTTATTCAATCTGTGTCCTTGTTATCCTGTAATATATCTACTTTGTATAAACTCACTTGCTTGTTCTTCTTCAGCAAGAAGTAATTTTTTGTATAACTCTTTTTTCTCTTCTTTTAATAAATAATCATACTGCTCAGCCTCTTTTTGCAACTGTACAATTTCTAAATTTACTTTTGTTAATTTTGAAAGTAAAAAGTTTTTTTGAGATTCTAGTTTTTTGGCTTCTCTTCTTAGAGAGTCTTTGTGAATTTCCAAGATCATAAAATCTGAAATCGCTCCATGCCTATCAACACTTGTTGTATTTATATTTCTTTTTAAATCATCAATTTGTTCTTCAAACAGTGAAATTGAATTTAGAAGCTCTGCTTTAAACATTAGTTTTTGATCTGTTTGAGATTTTTTGAGATTAAAAAGTTTTTTTATCATCCATTATTCCCATATATTAAAATCATATTCCATAACTCTTTAGTATATGTGCTTACATTATCCCCAATCCAAGGCAAAGAAATCAGAATAAAAATAGATACAAAAATAACTTTTGGTACAAAAGATAGTGCTGCATCAGAGATTTGGGTTACGGCTTGAAATACAGAAATTAATAATCCAATTACCATACTAACAAGTAAAGAAGGCAAAGCTAATAAAAGAATAATTTTTACTGTACTTTGTGCAATACCCATTAAATCCATGTTCATTCTTTTATCTTTACGGTTATCTCTAAGGCTTTACTCTCTAATAATTTAGATAAGAACTCTTTTATATCATTAGGATTATCAAGTTTAATACTCATCTCTTTTGCCTTAGTTTCTATTTTCTTTGCAACTTTTGGTTTAATCTCTTTCCCACTAAATACACTCAAAATATCATCTTCACTTAATTCATCTAAAGATGTGATATCTTCTAAGTTAATATATTCATCCATATCTTCTAATGAGCTAAGTTGTTCAGTTGACTCTTTAGGTTCATTTTCAACAATTGCTTCTTCGTTATTTTCAATCATTTCTTCATCTTTATTGATAATTTCTTCTTCATCTTGAGATAATAAATCTTTTAAATCATCACTTAATTCATAATCTTCATCTAAATTTTCACTTTCATAAGCATCATTTACAATATTGGTAATAGAATCATGAATTTCTCTTCCTTCATCGGACTCATCAATATCATCATCTAAATTTAAATCTTTCATCTTTTTTAAAATATATCTAGAAATATCATGTATTGAATCAACACTAAAATCTTCAATTCCTTTATTTTTAAGATATTCTTGTTCTATACCATCTTTGGGTTTTAGAAATTTTATTTTTGAATTAATCAGATTTTCTTTTATTATTTTAGCATCATCAATTAAAAAAACATCATCACTATTATCTTCAATAAGTTCTTTTAAAGTACTCAGAGATTGAACTTCTTGAATTAAGCCCTTACCTTCTAATTTATAATCAATTAGACTTCTACTTAATTCATCTTTAATATCTTTTTTAAAATTTTGCTTACCATAAATATAAATATTCAAAGATATTCCTAATTTATTTTTTCATTTATAATATCTAAAATTTATATAAATTTAGATAAAATAAATCAATATTTATACGAGGTAAACTATTTGAAATTCATTTTTATATTTTTTTTATTTTTTACATCAATATACGCTCAAACAATAAAAGACATTACAAATATTGTCGGAATTAGAGAAAACCAACTCTTAGGTTATGGTTTAGTTGTAGGACTTGCAGGGACTGGTGATAAATCAACTTTTACTATGCAAAGTTTACAAAACTTACTTAGAAATTCATATATTAAAATACCAACTTCATCTATTAAATCAAAAAATATTGCAGCTGTTATGGTAACTGCTATGCTTCCACCTTTTGCAAGACAAGGGGACAAAATAAAAGTAAAAATTTCTGCTATTGGTGATGCAAAATCAATCAATAATGGTGAGCTTTTATTGACCCAATTAAAAGGTGTAGATGGTAATGTTTATGGTCTAGCACAAGGTACAATTATTGCTGATAGAGATAATGAAACTACAGGTATGATTTATGAAGGTGCTATGATTGAAAATGAAGTTCCATTTACATTAAGAGATGAAAAAAACTTAACACTAAGTTTAATAAAAGCCTCTGCTACTGATGCAGATATGATTCAAAGAAAAATCAATGAAAAGTTTGGTGCTAAAATTGCTTTTGCAGAAGATACAAGAACTGTAACTGTGAAAAAACCACCTAATATTTCTATGGTTAGATTTATAGCCCAAGTTCAAACTATAAATTTAGATTCAACATTCAAGAAAAGAATTATTATTGATTTAAATAGACAAATGATAATATCAGGAAATGAAGTTCCTATAGGTCCAGTTACTGTTTCTAAAGATAATTTTATTATACGAATCAAAAAATCAGATTTAAATAATGAACAATGGGATAATGTAGAAGTAAATAAAGGAATGAATATTGGTGATGACATAGTAATTGCTGACAAACCCATTGTAGATTTAGATAATACTATGATAAATACTAAAGGACAACCCAAAGTTTCTGATTTAGTACGAGCAATGAAAGTTATGAAACTACCAATGAGTGATATAATTGATACATTAAAGTTAATAAAAGAGTTGGGTGCTCTTGATGCAGAACTTGAGATAAGAGGATAAAAGATGGCAGAATTTTTAAGTCAAGATGAAATTGATGCTCTTTTAGACATAGCCGAACAAGGCGAAGATATTGATAAAACGGCTGAAGAGCCAATAATATCAAAAGAAAAAAATTATTCAATTTATGACTTTAAAAAACCAAATCGTATCTCAAATGAGCAATTTAAAGCATTCTCAACATTGCATGATAAGATGCTAAGGGACCTTATTACTGACCTTTCAGCCATGCTTAGAAAAATAGTTGACATAAAATTATATTCAATTGAACAAATGACTTATGGTGAGTTTATTTTATCAATTCCACAGTTAACTTCACTAAATACTTTATCTATAAAACCACTTGATGGAAGAATAGTAATTGAGTGTAATCCTGGTATTTCACATAAAATTATTGCAGAGTTATTAGGAAGTGGGTCTGTTGCTTCAACTGATAATTTAGATAGAGAATTAACAGAAATTGAAGTTGAGATTTTTGACCACTTCTATAAACTTATTGTCTCACATTTATACAAAGCTTGGGATGAAATTACAACCCTAAATTTTAAAATAGAATCTAGGGATACAAATGCAAATGCTATTCAAATCATTTCAGATCATGAAATTGTTTTACTGGTTGTTTTAGAATTTACAATTGATGAAGAGTCAGGATTTTTATCTATTTGTTACCCTATTTCTTATATAGAAACTTTATTAAATAAAATTGTTACAAAAATCTTTGCAGAAGGTCGAAATAAAAAAGCGAGTAGAAAAAAAGATATTACAACGTTGATTTCTGGTGCAAAAATGAACATAGAAGCAATTATGGCTGAAACATTTTTGAAAACTTCAGAAATATTAGATTTAAAAGAAGGAGATGTAATAGTATTTAACAAAAACTCAACATCTGCCACATCTAAACTTTATATAAATAAAAAAGAGAAATTTCTAGCAATTAGTGGGCTCTCAAATAATAGAAAAGCTGTTCAAATAAAAGCTAATATTGATCATGAAAAAATGGAAACACTTGAAACACTAAGAGGAATGAGAGAAGAGAGAATTATAAAAGCTAAAGAGACACAAGATAAGATTGCCCAATTATTATCAGAAAGAGACGACTAAGTCTCTTACTTTATACTCCAAGCTAACTTTTGATTATTGTACATAGGTACAACATTTTCACCAAAATCTTCATAAATATTAGGTACAGTAAACTCTTCTTTTACCAACGTAATATCTTTTTTTAAAGCTTTAAAGTCATATATCTTTTGGGCGTTTAGGCTTAAAAAAGCATTTAGATTATCTAAACTATCATGTTTCTCAAAAAGTTCAGCTAAAACTTGCAGAGCAATAGGCGAAGTAAAAACACCAGCTGCACAACCACAAGACTCTTTTTTATGCTTAGGATGTGGAGCAGAATCAGAACCAAACATAACCTTTGGATTACCAGTAATTGCTGCATTCAATAAAGAATCTCTATCTTCATATCTTTTTGCTATTGGTTTACAAAAAAGGTGTGGTTGAAGCATTCCACCTGCTACATCATCTAAAGTTATTATCAAATGGTGTAAAGTAATTGTCGCATATAAATTATCATATTTATCTAATAAATCAACAGCATCTTTAGTAGTAATGTGTTCCATAATAATTTTCAATTTAGGAAAACTTTTTGCCAAACCTTCATATATTGGCATAAACTCTTTTTCCCTATCCATTACAAATCCATTAGTTTCACCATGTACACATAAAGGAATACCTAAATCACTCATAGCCTCTAAAGTGGGTCTTAGACTTTGGGCATCTATAGCTGCTACTCCATTTTCTGAGTTTGTAGTAATTCCAGCAGGATATAGTTTTATACCTATGATTTCATCTTTTACTTCTTCTAAGAATTCCCTTGAATATTCTTGAAAAAACAGAGTCATAAAAGGTTCAAAAGTATCACCTTTACATGCTTCAAGTATTCTAGACTTATAAGATAATAAAGCCTCTTTTGTTGTAATAGGAGGTACAAGGTTTGGCATAACCAAAGCACCAGCAAAAGTTTTTGAAGTAAGTGGTCCTACTAATTTTAACATCTCTGCATCTCTTAGATGAAGATGCATATCTAAAGGAGAGTTAAGAGTTATTTCTTTACTCACTAAATTGCTTCCTCGTCTTCTTCCCCTGTTCTAATTCTAACAATTTTTTCAATTGGAGAAACAAATATTTTACCATCTCCGATTTTCCCAGTTTTAGAAGCTTCAGTTATTAAATGAATAGTTGAATCAACATCTTTATTTGCAACTATAAGTTCTATTTTGATTTTTGGTAAAAAATCTACAACATATTCAGCACCTCTATATAGTTCTGAATGACCTTGTTGTCTACCATAACCTTTTACATCAGAAACTGTCATACCTGTAATTCCAGCCTCAGTTAATGCATCTTTTACATCCTCTAGTTTAAATGGTTTGATTATTGCTTCAATTTTTTTCAATTTTTATCCTTTTTTTGATTCTTATATTTTAACAAAATAATTTTAAATAAACCTAATCTTTTTAAATCAAGCTTAATTTAGTAGCTTTAGTACAGTTTTAAAATGCTCGTTTAAACTCTGGATAGGCTTCAAGTCCACACTCATCTACATCCAATCCTTGCATCTCTTCATCTTTCTCTGCTCTTAATGGCACTAGCTTATTAATTACGTATAATACGATAAAAGACGAAATAAAAGCAAATATTCCGACAACTACTACACCTTTTAATTGTCCTAAAAATGTTATATTATCTCCATTTGAAGCAAAAATACCAACAGCTAAAGTTCCCCAAATACCATTTAATAAATGAACTGATAAGGCTCCAACTGGATCATCTAGTTTTAACTTATCAAAAAAACTAACTCCAAAGATTACTAAAACTCCACCAATAGAACCTATTAAAATAGGAGTATAAATATCATATAAATTTGGACCTGCTGTAATTGCAACTAAACCACCAAGGGCGCCATTTAATACCATTGTAATATCAAGTTTATGATATCTAAAATACATATAAAGACCCACAAGAATTGCTCCTGAAAGACCAGCTGTATTTGTATTCATAATAGTCAAAGCGACAGCATCGGCACTCTGTTTAGAGGCAATTGAACCTATGCTTCCTCCATTAAATCCAAACCAACCAATCCATAAAAGAAAAGCACCTAAAGTTACAAGGGGAATATTTGAAGCTGGTATTACTCTAACTCCTCCTTCTTTTGGATATCTTCCACGTCTAGCACCAATTATTAAAATTGCAGCTAATAATGCCCAACCACCAGTGCTGTGAATAACAGTTGAACCTGCCAAATCATACATATTTAAATCTAAAATAGTATTTTTTAACATATCACTTCCCCAAGACCAATTCACAATAATAGGATAAATTAGTGCACCCATAACAATTGTAAATAATCCAAGTGGCAATACTTTTGCCCTTTCACTAACTCCTCCTGACATTATATTAATAACTTTCCCAACAAATGCCATTTGAAATAAAAATGCAGCCCATTTACTCATACTATCACTTCCGAAATCTCCAAAAGCTACGGAATAACCAACCAATAAAAAAGCAAGTGAAGCTACTGCATAAATCATTGTATTTACCATCAAAACGGCACTAACGTTTTTAGTACGTACAAGTCCAGCTTCTAGCATTGCAAAACCAGGAACCATAAAAATGATTAAAGTCATTGCAAAAAGTGCAAAAAAGGTATCAATCACATAAGCGATATTTGCATCCATTATTATCCTTTTTATATTTTTAACAAATTATATATTATGTTATTAATCTTTTATTTGATTAAGTGAATGTTTTTTATACACAAATTTAAGTGATTATTTTAGATATTGAGTCAAGTGGAGATTTTTTTGTATAATTTATATACAAAACAAAGAAGTGTTAAAGATAACACTCTTTGTGTTTTGTAAAAAGTAATTTTACATTTACTTTTATTTTTAAAACTAAACTGCTTCGCTACCAGTTTCACCAGTTCTAATTCTAACAACATTTTCAATAGGTGTAACGAAAATTTTACCATCTCCGATTTTACCAGTTTTTGCTGCATCTGAAATAGTTGCAATAGTTTTATCTACATCTTCATCATTTACTATTAATTCAATTTTGATTTTAGCTAAAAAGTCAACAATATACTCAGCACCTCTATATAATTCAGAGTGACCTTGTTGTCTACCATAACCTTTTACATCAGTTACAGTCATACCTGTAACACCACTTTCAACTAAAGCCTCTTTTACATCTTCAAGTTTAAAAGGCTTGATGATTGCTTCGATTTTTTTCATTCTTTGTTCCTTTTAATATTTTTTCAAAAAATTCATCTTTTATAAAAAGGTAAAAATTCTTACCTTTTTATAAGCACTTATGCTCTTTTAAACTCAGGGTAAGTTTCAAGACCAGTTTCATGGATATCTAAACCTTGAACTTCAATCTCTTCGCTTACTCTTAATCCAACAATTAGATCTAAAATTTTCCATACTACAAATGAAGCTATGAAAACAAATGCACCAACAATAACGATACCTTTTACTTGAGCCATAATTGTAACTTCTGGATTGAAAATACCTACAGCTAAAGTTCCCCAAATACCAGCAACTAAGTGAACAGATAATGCACCAACTGGATCATCAATTCTCAATTTATCAAACATAGGAACAGCAAATACAACTAAAGCACCACCAACAATACCTTCAATAAATGCAACCATCATACCTAAATCTGGTCCTGCTGTACAAGATACAAGTCCTGCTAAAGCACCATTTAATACCATAGTTAAATCAACTTTTTTGTAAATAAGTTGAGTTAAAACTGCAGCCATA
This portion of the Arcobacter nitrofigilis DSM 7299 genome encodes:
- a CDS encoding flagellar biosynthetic protein FliQ, translating into MNMDLMGIAQSTVKIILLLALPSLLVSMVIGLLISVFQAVTQISDAALSFVPKVIFVSIFILISLPWIGDNVSTYTKELWNMILIYGNNG
- a CDS encoding P-II family nitrogen regulator translates to MKKIEAIIKPFKLEDVKEALVESGVTGMTVTDVKGYGRQQGHSELYRGAEYIVDFLAKIKIELIVNDEDVDKTIATISDAAKTGKIGDGKIFVTPIENVVRIRTGETGSEAV
- a CDS encoding FlgK family flagellar hook-associated protein, translated to MLDSLNIAQSGLKAAQTAVENTMNNIANVNTEGYKKRVVETSETDQLPGSKLGRGVTVGNTIRITSEYLYDNIIKQNTKESYQSELSTMLGNIEDVFKETDTAGFSTDLDKYFQTMESIRANPNNEVYKNQLKITGQKVVDDLNNLYDGIENQEAVFQQSLTEDVNQINSKLEQIQNINLEIKKQGHASNELLDKRDLLEKQISTYANITVSRDPDFYELKIGNTTVVSNTMISKLKVGEDNKAQIDRYITEEGSKSSILGPNDTFDEEDVITFELDNKNSVSVEYGETMVFDLNGDGQDQVVKVDETNYVRALIHKINNSPLAEKVKAYNGTYDVDKYGNKSTINSQDMFLLVESKTPGIEGKFDSRVTFTEEPYSINQGTVTVSPVINNNSVSIESKIADDGLSLTHTVNLGATTTSSEVFDIDLSSNPSTSGAVPTFVPPSVTYNASTKKLTVPAGIDSFSITLNSAEGEAGSPEAAAALFGVNQEYTLSLTETSGSNTSNITSVLNVVNDGKDITQSFEVSTENTNSNPLVSAIPTVNPATGATQASGTTQVSSIKSLSAVDGSSITHTVELKNTTTTAQVMKVSFSDDTGSYFDLTPKFIPDSITYDAQTGEITIPPGIKSFSFTTDTNNLAPVNTDQTYSFSITDNAAPSGLTPVTMTSSIVINNKEGVVSNSIYKNEKRSDLANSAVSITSLDQPITLTSGKLKAIVENLTTDSGKNKFQEYKDALDAFAKTFVDMTSSYIKNDDGTYVNGEIATDSDIRVADDIDLFSGSSVRTMKFNSDVVGSLKQKDYDYLASNQWSENISFLGYGQDKSNDKVSSDTETTSFSGYMQNLRINISRDKESSDSTVETQKAVSESMNNSYDLVTKVDNDEEMINLIKFQSAYSANAKMITTVDEMLKTLLGIKR
- the fliM gene encoding flagellar motor switch protein FliM; the protein is MAEFLSQDEIDALLDIAEQGEDIDKTAEEPIISKEKNYSIYDFKKPNRISNEQFKAFSTLHDKMLRDLITDLSAMLRKIVDIKLYSIEQMTYGEFILSIPQLTSLNTLSIKPLDGRIVIECNPGISHKIIAELLGSGSVASTDNLDRELTEIEVEIFDHFYKLIVSHLYKAWDEITTLNFKIESRDTNANAIQIISDHEIVLLVVLEFTIDEESGFLSICYPISYIETLLNKIVTKIFAEGRNKKASRKKDITTLISGAKMNIEAIMAETFLKTSEILDLKEGDVIVFNKNSTSATSKLYINKKEKFLAISGLSNNRKAVQIKANIDHEKMETLETLRGMREERIIKAKETQDKIAQLLSERDD
- a CDS encoding flagellar basal body L-ring protein FlgH: MRSKYFLILACAFLLNSCAPVEQELKFDKPPAQVLKPKPKVTYNKGSLYSRKGPSLFADKKDLQVGDIIQVVIDESLTSNTSNKRELTNTSAETMGGGVISPATGNNLPLNSTVQSVANKINSIGGVQFNSNSNSSFKGKVKANADESFSTTLSVIIEETYQNGNYYIKGSKEMLIDEQKQEIIISGVIRPYDISPDNSIKSSQIANLKVLYKKDGEEQDVMHQPWGTKLLKMLWPF
- a CDS encoding P-II family nitrogen regulator; this encodes MKKIEAIIKPFKLEDVKDALTEAGITGMTVSDVKGYGRQQGHSELYRGAEYVVDFLPKIKIELIVANKDVDSTIHLITEASKTGKIGDGKIFVSPIEKIVRIRTGEEDEEAI
- a CDS encoding MotE family protein; translated protein: MNKFLIIVLILGTHLFAEDTAGTFIKEKKEIIELKKELNQFYTTKEAEYKTRKQELDALLAKIKTEKKNIQDIYDKNQLLLKDIKGEVVTKTSKIYNAMKPKNAAEIFNKLIDDGKIEDVFDIILKLKEAKVTQIMKSMTIKNASKITEKLQNYSVVDESKKGK
- a CDS encoding flagellar basal body-associated FliL family protein, whose translation is MAEEVVEEKPKSGGKGLMIVLIALIVVLLLAVIGGGYFLYSQGVFNPQEEKAMQELGKKEVNNSKEMYKAAINDLVLNITNAKGREKLMKLSFTIKSNDPAIESIVESYKAEIVDVVISQISARSSEELLTVGGKALLKDELVDEINKVLNEATATNSDIQKNSVKEVLFTTFVIK
- a CDS encoding ammonium transporter codes for the protein MDANIAYVIDTFFALFAMTLIIFMVPGFAMLEAGLVRTKNVSAVLMVNTMIYAVASLAFLLVGYSVAFGDFGSDSMSKWAAFLFQMAFVGKVINIMSGGVSERAKVLPLGLFTIVMGALIYPIIVNWSWGSDMLKNTILDLNMYDLAGSTVIHSTGGWALLAAILIIGARRGRYPKEGGVRVIPASNIPLVTLGAFLLWIGWFGFNGGSIGSIASKQSADAVALTIMNTNTAGLSGAILVGLYMYFRYHKLDITMVLNGALGGLVAITAGPNLYDIYTPILIGSIGGVLVIFGVSFFDKLKLDDPVGALSVHLLNGIWGTLAVGIFASNGDNITFLGQLKGVVVVGIFAFISSFIVLYVINKLVPLRAEKDEEMQGLDVDECGLEAYPEFKRAF
- a CDS encoding flagellar basal body P-ring protein FlgI → MKFIFIFFLFFTSIYAQTIKDITNIVGIRENQLLGYGLVVGLAGTGDKSTFTMQSLQNLLRNSYIKIPTSSIKSKNIAAVMVTAMLPPFARQGDKIKVKISAIGDAKSINNGELLLTQLKGVDGNVYGLAQGTIIADRDNETTGMIYEGAMIENEVPFTLRDEKNLTLSLIKASATDADMIQRKINEKFGAKIAFAEDTRTVTVKKPPNISMVRFIAQVQTINLDSTFKKRIIIDLNRQMIISGNEVPIGPVTVSKDNFIIRIKKSDLNNEQWDNVEVNKGMNIGDDIVIADKPIVDLDNTMINTKGQPKVSDLVRAMKVMKLPMSDIIDTLKLIKELGALDAELEIRG
- the pyrC gene encoding dihydroorotase → MSKEITLNSPLDMHLHLRDAEMLKLVGPLTSKTFAGALVMPNLVPPITTKEALLSYKSRILEACKGDTFEPFMTLFFQEYSREFLEEVKDEIIGIKLYPAGITTNSENGVAAIDAQSLRPTLEAMSDLGIPLCVHGETNGFVMDREKEFMPIYEGLAKSFPKLKIIMEHITTKDAVDLLDKYDNLYATITLHHLIITLDDVAGGMLQPHLFCKPIAKRYEDRDSLLNAAITGNPKVMFGSDSAPHPKHKKESCGCAAGVFTSPIALQVLAELFEKHDSLDNLNAFLSLNAQKIYDFKALKKDITLVKEEFTVPNIYEDFGENVVPMYNNQKLAWSIK